One Brassica napus cultivar Da-Ae chromosome C2, Da-Ae, whole genome shotgun sequence DNA window includes the following coding sequences:
- the LOC106390467 gene encoding thionin-2.1 isoform X3, translated as MSLVMAQIQVEAEKICCRNTRARNIFDSCRAQVGCTSSLCGPLTTVQNSGASEIGDGAVEQCANACSILCTTGSTKLAVETA; from the exons ATGAGTCTTGTCATGGCGCAAATTCAAGTAGAAGCAGAAAAGATCTGTTGCCGTAACACTAGAGCTAGAAATATATTCGATTCATGCAGGGCTCAAG TGGGATGTACATCCTCCTTGTGTGGTCCTTTGACCACTGTCCAGAACTCGG GTGCAAGTGAAATTGGAGATGGAGCGGTTGAACAATGTGCCAACGCATGTTCAATTTTATGCACTACTGGCTCTACTAAGCTTGCAGTTGAAACCGCCTAA
- the LOC106390467 gene encoding thionin isoform X1, whose protein sequence is MSLVMAQIQVEAEKICCRNTRARNIFDSCRAQGIPLDFCLRVTDCISFPHNTCPPQFPANRLEHSADVVNEYCKVGCTSSLCGPLTTVQNSGASEIGDGAVEQCANACSILCTTGSTKLAVETA, encoded by the exons ATGAGTCTTGTCATGGCGCAAATTCAAGTAGAAGCAGAAAAGATCTGTTGCCGTAACACTAGAGCTAGAAATATATTCGATTCATGCAGGGCTCAAGGTATCCCCTTGGACTTTTGTTTAAGAGTTACTGATTGCATAAGTTTTCCTCATAATACATGCCCACCACAATTTCCCGCAAATCGTCTTGAACACTCTG CTGATGTTGTCAATGAATACTGCAAAGTGGGATGTACATCCTCCTTGTGTGGTCCTTTGACCACTGTCCAGAACTCGG GTGCAAGTGAAATTGGAGATGGAGCGGTTGAACAATGTGCCAACGCATGTTCAATTTTATGCACTACTGGCTCTACTAAGCTTGCAGTTGAAACCGCCTAA
- the LOC106390467 gene encoding thionin isoform X2 — MSLVMAQIQVEAEKICCRNTRARNIFDSCRAQGIPLDFCLRVTDCISFPHNTCPPQFPANRLEHSVGCTSSLCGPLTTVQNSGASEIGDGAVEQCANACSILCTTGSTKLAVETA; from the exons ATGAGTCTTGTCATGGCGCAAATTCAAGTAGAAGCAGAAAAGATCTGTTGCCGTAACACTAGAGCTAGAAATATATTCGATTCATGCAGGGCTCAAGGTATCCCCTTGGACTTTTGTTTAAGAGTTACTGATTGCATAAGTTTTCCTCATAATACATGCCCACCACAATTTCCCGCAAATCGTCTTGAACACTCTG TGGGATGTACATCCTCCTTGTGTGGTCCTTTGACCACTGTCCAGAACTCGG GTGCAAGTGAAATTGGAGATGGAGCGGTTGAACAATGTGCCAACGCATGTTCAATTTTATGCACTACTGGCTCTACTAAGCTTGCAGTTGAAACCGCCTAA